ATGGTGTTagttttacatataatttttttttaaaagtttaaatattagttaagtataaaaaaattaattatgtattaaaaagaaactaatagtttatgtatttttatagcaactgaaaattatttcaagtttttttggaaaatttccaTTTAATGTATCCTATCCTGTAATGTAATGTTTATCCTATACTAATAACTAAAAAAGGGAACAGcatcatgtatttatatattccAGATAtcgtttccttcttctttgtccaGTAGTCAACTTAACATCTATTGTTGTTATTTGCATTTTACATTTACTGACTTACTTTCagaatttcattttcttttctacTAAAAAGAATTTTCAGAAAGCTTTTGTCTTGTTTTTCATTtggtctctgtctctctctctctttctttgctCTTTCTAGTTCAAATGGATTGTTGAAAGACAGAATTTTTTGGATCTAATCAATTTGTCGACTTTACTACTTTGTTTTCGAGTGTgtaagatttagggttcaaGGTGAGATTCGCTGCTGGAATCTTTTGTTTGTGATTTGTTTATTCGGTAGTTCTCACTATAATCTCTTTATacctttttgatttttcttgaatatttaattagaGAGTTTCTGTTCATGTGGGGGTGTGTTGTTTGttgttcttctattttttttaaatctttgtttcattgttcTGTTCCTCACCATCTcaatctccatcttcttccttctcagttgatttcttcttcatttttttttgtaatccagAAAGCTATTCTCTTGTTGTATTTTCCCACAAATGTCAAACCTTCCTGGAATTATCTAATTATCAAACTTCATTACAAATGTTAAATCATCTGAATACATTTCATAGTGGGTTTTTGCAAGTTTGAGACTTTATAACTTGTGATGCTGTAGTTGATGTGAGTGTGAAACGATCTACACTGGGTATGAACTATTAACTATTTTGTTTAGATTTAGTGTGTGTGGTTAAACTTTATGAAATagtttttttctattatattattatattagatTCTGTGATGTGCTTTACTTGGGATTTGGAACACTATTAAACAAATGTTTGAGGGAATCACTTTCCATTCTTGTTTGACAATTAACAAATCACTGTGGAAAAGACTTTCTCTTTACTAGTATGCTAAAATAATGTATTGCTTTGACTGTTAGCTGTCTAGAGAAGAGAGAAATACACAAAGATTGTTTGTTATGATGAATCAATGAATTCTTTagtgaaaagagaaaaaaaaaaaaaaaagactgttAGCTGACGATTTTAGCTACCAAACTGTTAGGTATTTAGTATATGTAGACCGTGGCCTATATATCTAAattgttttcttcttgcttGCTTCTTGTTACTCAggtttatctttgattttcaaaactataaaacaaagaaactgacCAAGATATTGAGCTAAAGAGTAGAGTTCTGATTGAAGGATCATCAAAGCAGTTTAGGTTCAGCAGTAATGAAGAGCGAACAGGTAACAGCTTCTTCTAGCTAGTGCTCTTCAAAACTCAGTAACTTGTGCTATTTTCTTAAGATTCCTTGGTTTTTGAGATGCCTTCCCCTTTTGTAAAGTATCAAAAAACTGTAGTTCATGTTAGATCAGTACTTTCATATAGGGAACCAGACAATGTTTAAAGTTCTCTTGTGGCTAAGACTAGTTGTTATTGGTCTAAGTAAGCTGTCTCATCAGTACTTTTTTGATTACCAAAAAGTGAAATGTtaatagaatctatatatattatttaattacagTGCGCACAGAAACTACAATCTTCAACTCAAGCTTCATCCCAAGGTGAAcagaaaatcaaccaatcattaGATGCTTCTCCTATACAAGATGCCGTTTCTGTATCTGCTCCAAGCAATGATAGTAGGAAAGTCTCAAGACAAGATATTGAACTCGTAAGAATATATTTgcctctatctctctctctctctctctatttatgTGTGTGTGTCTTTGTGTAACATCTGATGATTGATGTAGGTTCAGAATTTGATAGAAAGATGTCTTCAGTTGTACATGAACAAAGATGAGGTGGTGAAGACCCTCTTGACTCGGGCAAGGATAGAACCTGCATTTACTAGCTTGGGTAAGCTCTTGAAGTCTCTTTCTTCACTTTGTTTCTCTGCATCTGAAACCTTTCTtccattctttttttcttttgtggaaTCAGTTTGGCAGAAACTGGAAGAAGGAAACGCAGACTTTTTCAGGGCTTATTACATAAGGTTGAAGCTGAAGAAGCAAATAGTTATATTCAATCAATTGCTTGAGCACCAGTACCATCTCATGAAGTATCCTCCTGTACCTCCAAAGATTCCTCTCGCACCTATGCCAAACGGAATGCATCATCCCATGCCACCTGGTAATAAAGTCTAAAACCCCTTACCTGACAAAAACTTGTGTTGTTTATTTTGCATATTTACAAGTAAAAAGGTTTGGTTTCAATGTTATTTAACACCGTTGTTTATTCGCAGTACAGTAGTTGGCATGCAAATTGGGTATCCAGTACTACCACATCCTCAGATGCATGTTCAAGGCCATCCCCATATTACTGCTGCAACGGCTATGTCAAGCTGCCATGTTGTTAACGGAGTCCCTGCACCTGCGCATCTCCAGCCATTGAGGATGAGCTCAACGAATGAGTAAGAACCAACAACTCCCAGAGTTTTGGTTAAAATCTCGATCCCTTAAAAAAATATCTCACTGTGTGTAATCTTAGTATGGTGGTTGATGATACAACGGTGGAAGATGAAACTCCTCCTCAAGTGGTTCCACCAAGCAGTGGTGAGATGGCAGTGAGTCCAGCTTCTGTGGCATCAAGTGGACACTTTCCATTTGTTGATTCAGACATGGTAATGGAGACTTCAGTGCTTGATTCCGAGTTCACGGCTGATGTTGGAGCAGAtggaggagaaggaggaggaggaggagctggGAATTCTAGAGATGCGTCATTTGATCAGATTCCCTGGGATTTTAGCCTTTCTGATCTCACTGCAGATCTGTCAAACTTGGGAGGTAAGTTTCAATTTCTTTTTTGCAAATGttttgtgttatatatatatatatatatgtataatataacaAGAGCTGGGTTGTTGGATAAAGATGTGTATGTTGGAGATTTAGAAGCGTTAGGAGACTATACAGGCTCACCGTTTCTTCCATCTGACTCAGAGATTTTGCTGGATTCTCCTGACCAAGAGGACATAGGTAAACACTATAACTAGTCAATCAAAAGTGAAATAGATTTGGCACTTTTGATATTTCAGCtattttttgtctttctttcttGGTTTGCTTCGAATCAAATAGAGGAGTTCTTTGCGGATTCTATGCCTGGACCTCCTAGTTTAAACGAAGAGAAGCCTTGAAGAGAGGCAACAAgcattgttttttattttgaataacaaatatataactaCTATTGTTATATATATCAGAGTACTAATGAATAAGAGAAGGTTAGAATGAACAAAAGCAGTTGTTACTTGATAGTGTCTTCTTGTAATCCTGTTATTACTTTCTACAACGACTAAGTTTAAAGTTGCAAACTGCTTCTTcagcattttttatttatttattagtctCGGTTCCTATGCTGCTTCTCCTTCTGCTAGATGAGGTGACACACTTTTTGAACTCTTAAAACTAATATTAACAATTGACTTGTATTCACACAAAGCtagaaaattaacaaactaacaGGGTTATATAATATTACACACAATGTAAAAGTGACTGTACAATAAGTTATAAGCATCAGGGTTTCTTATTATTCGATGTTATAACAGCAAATGCTTCATCACACAAAGTCTCTAGTTTCATTTCGAATCTCCTCATGAGTTTCTTGAGTTTTTACCAGACGGGTTATTAGAACCAGGACCACGCTTGGCGTACAAGGAACCAGCCGCTGAAACATCAGAAGGCAAAGAGACCGTTGCAGAGAGAGGCTGGAAATTAGTGTTCCCAACGAACCAATACAGAGCCCATTTCAGGTTGCAAAGAGTATACTTCAGTGCTTTGGTCCAGTTCTCTTGCTTGTTAAAGCTCTGCGTTATTGAATATGACTCCACTTTGTCATTTTCGATTCTGCGAAAAAAGATTACATCATATAAGTGCTTCTGGTTTGTAACCCATTAACAACACAAGATAGGCCACTGTTGAGGTTTCTCAAGAAGATGAAACTCCTAAGGTTTTGGTGACGAGAGTGTGGAGTGGACTTACTTGAATGGGAGTTTGAGGCATTTCTCTGGTGGGATATTGTTCTCTTGATCCTTTGCGTTTGCGAAATCAGCAAAATCTGTAAGACATAACAGATACAACGTCATGGCTTTATCGTATCTGGTGCTCCAAAACAAGTTTACAGGACCAAACCTGAAGATCATCATCACacttttttttagtaaaattgCTGAAGAAAGATAAACAACACACATATTGGGAATTACTTACAGCTCATAAGTGCTGTTGGTGCTGTCCACAATTCTAGGATAACTTCCCATTGGCTGTATTTTGACTCGGCATCTTAGAAAAGGATCTGGTTAAGGATAAACTTCATTTACAGTAAATAGTATCAAAcacacacagaaaaaaaaaaatgattatagGGTGTTAACAAGGATACTGAAACTTTGGCCGGAAGTAGTTACACATGGTGTGGAGGAGAAGACAGGCTTGTCCCCAAGCAGCATTGATCTCGTCCCACTCAACCTGATAACGCGTCATgtagttttagattttatatgaGCAGGAAGAGGTAATGGACATCAAATACACAGAAAGTTGCAATGCTTACCGGTGCTTTAGGGAGTCTCCCAAGTCGAAAATTGTTGATTGTACCAAAATCTCCATCGTACCGTATGGGGAAGGCATCAATCAGTACATTTGTCTTGTTTAATAACTCTAAATGTGCTTGTGAGACTTCGATCTTCGCCAAGATTGCATCTCTCTCTTCCTGTTTTCAAACACATATTCTTAGCACTAATACTAAGAAAACAAGTACTATGCTGATAAAATAAACCTAACCAACAGCTCCTAAAACTAATACCAAACAATGAAAGAGGATTGTTTATCGAGAATTTGTGAGGGAATGAAAGCTTTGGACTCTCCAAACTCCTCTAAAGCATCATTT
This Brassica napus cultivar Da-Ae chromosome C6, Da-Ae, whole genome shotgun sequence DNA region includes the following protein-coding sequences:
- the BNAA07G18970D gene encoding uncharacterized protein BNAA07G18970D; its protein translation is MKSEQCAQKLQSSTQASSQGEQKINQSLDASPIQDAVSVSAPSNDSRKVSRQDIELVQNLIERCLQLYMNKDEVVKTLLTRARIEPAFTSLVWQKLEEGNADFFRAYYIRLKLKKQIVIFNQLLEHQYHLMKYPPVPPKIPLAPMPNGMHHPMPPVVGMQIGYPVLPHPQMHVQGHPHITAATAMSSCHVVNGVPAPAHLQPLRMSSTNDMVVDDTTVEDETPPQVVPPSSGEMAVSPASVASSGHFPFVDSDMVMETSVLDSEFTADVGADGGEGGGGGAGNSRDASFDQIPWDFSLSDLTADLSNLGDVYVGDLEALGDYTGSPFLPSDSEILLDSPDQEDIEEFFADSMPGPPSLNEEKP